From one Lates calcarifer isolate ASB-BC8 unplaced genomic scaffold, TLL_Latcal_v3 _unitig_5878_quiver_531, whole genome shotgun sequence genomic stretch:
- the cdx1b gene encoding homeobox protein CDX-1b — MMYVSYLQLDKDPAMYPHQNPVSRHPGLSLSPQNFPVPAPPQYTDFTGYHHHHHGISNDPHAAQQPGPGGGGWSPAYPPPPPPPARDDWSSHHYAAAAAAAAAAAGGPPAATTVPGAVGPALGFSPPEFPGQPPALLPASAGQLSPGSPQRRNPYDWIRRSSAPPSNPNGKTRTKDKYRVVYTDHQRLELEKEFHYSKYITIRRKAELATALSLSERQVKIWFQNRRAKERKINKKKLQQPASSTTTPTPPTGSGGGGGGGSGLHGNGGSSVAMVTSSSGSNGLVSPSSLPLNIKEEY, encoded by the exons ATGATGTACGTGAGTTACCTGCAGCTGGACAAGGACCCGGCCATGTACCCGCACCAGAACCCGGTCTCGCGCCACCCGGGCCTCAGCCTCAGCCCGCAGAACTTCCCGGTCCCGGCCCCGCCGCAGTACACGGACTTCACCggctaccaccaccaccaccacggcATCAGCAACGACCCGCACGCGGCGCAGCAGCCCGGGCCGGGCGGCGGCGGCTGGAGCCCGGCCTACCCGCCTCCGCCTCCTCCGCCCGCGCGGGACGACTGGTCCTCGCACCACTacgcggcggcggcggcggcagcggcggcCGCGGCCGGAGGACCCCCCGCCGCGACCACCGTGCCCGGCGCCGTGGGCCCCGCCCTGGGCTTCAGCCCCCCGGAGTTCCCCGGGCAGCCTCCGGCGCTGCTGCCCGCGTCGGCGGGGCAGCTGTCCCCCGGCTCCCCGCAGAGGAGGAACCCGTACGACTGGATCCGACGCAGCTCCGCACCGCCCTCCAACCCCA atGGAAAGACACGAACCAAAGACAAGTACCGGGTGGTTTACACCGACCATCAGCggctggagctggagaaggagttTCACTACAGCAAATACATCACCATCAGGAGGAAGGCGGAGCTCGCCACAGCGCTCAGCCTGTCAGAGAGACAG GTGAAGATCTGGTTCCAGAACCGCCGGGCCAAGGAGCGCAAGATTAACAAGAAGAAGCTCCAGCAGCCGGCCTCCTCTACAACCACGCCCACCCCTCCAACCGgcagtggaggtggaggaggagggggtagCGGTCTCCATGGAAACGGCGGCAGCAGTGTCGCCATGGTGAcaagcagcagtggcagcaacGGGCTGGTGTCCCCGTCATCCCTGCCTTTAAACATCAAGGAGGAGTACTGA
- the taf9 gene encoding transcription initiation factor TFIID subunit 9: protein MSGNVRGRSSRRRSEAAAGGTKMSAPKTIPKDAQVMIQILKDMGITEYEPRVINQMLEFTYRYVTTIIEDAKIYAAHAKKSNVDADDIKLAIQCRMDQSFTSPPPRDFLLEVARQKNQTPLPLIKPYTGPRLPPDRYCLTAPNYRLKSIQKKVSSSAGRISVPRLSVGAVSSRPTTPTLGTPSVQSVTTKVGAPVSLTGQRFTVQIPPPSQTTTTKTTTPSTPAVSNVLINPSLIGSKNILITTNMVSQNTGGESLKRKHEDDDDYDAL, encoded by the exons ATGAGCGGAAACGTCAGAGGAAGAAGCAGCCGAAGAAGAAGTGAAGCCGCTGCGGGAGGAACTAAAATGTCTGCTCCGAAAACCATCCCGAAAGACGCTCAG GTGATGATCCAGATCCTGAAGGACATGGGGATCACAGAGTACGAGCCCAGAGTCATCAACCAGATGTTGGAGTTCACCTACA GATACGTGACGACCATCATCGAGGACGCCAAGATCTACGCCGCGCACGCCAAGAAGTCAAACGTGGACGCCGACGACATCAAACTGGCGATCCAGTGCCGCATGGACCAGTCGTTCACCTCGCCGCCGCCACGAGAC TTCCTGTTGGAGGTTGCACGGCAGAAGAACCAGACTCCTCTCCCTCTGATCAAACCTTACACCGGACCTCGACTCCCCCCAGACCGCTACTGTCTCACCGCCCCCAACTACAGACTCAAATCCATACAGAAGAAG GTGTCGTCGTCTGCCGGCAGGATATCAGTCCCTCGCCTCAGTGTCGGCGCCGTCTCCAGCAGACCGACCACGCCGACCCTCG GAACTCCATCTGTTCAGTCCGTTACCACTAAAGTTGGAGCTCCGGTGTCTCTGACGGGTCAGAGGTTCACCGTGCAgatccctcccccctcccagACAACCACCACCAAAACCA CGACGCCGTCCACGCCGGCTGTCTCCAACGTCCTCATCAACCCGTCTCTAATTGGCTCCAAAAACATCCTCATCACCACCAACATGGTGTCGCAGAACACCGGCGGAGAGTCGCTGAAGAGGAAGCACGAGGACGACGACGACTACGACGCTTTATGA
- the rnasekb gene encoding ribonuclease kappa-B: MPSLLFCGPKMAACGIVISIWGVIMLAMLGIFFTAKSAVLIEDVPFNEDDIWKDQNPPSNIYNLYNQVGINCFIAAGIYVAVGAISLCQVRLNKRQEYMVT, encoded by the exons ATGCCGTCGCTTCTGTTCTGCGGGCCGAAGATGGCCGCGTGCGGGATCGTGATCAGCATCTGGGGCGTCATAATGCTG GCGATGCTGGGAATCTTCTTCACCGCAAAGTCAGCTGTGCTGATCGAGGACGTCCCGTTCAATGAGGACGACATTTGGAAAGA TCAAAATCCTCCTTCGAACATCTACAATCTGTACAACCAGGTCGGCATCAACTGCTTCATCGCCGCTGGCATCTACGTGGCGGTAGGCGCCATCTCGCTCTGCCAGGTCCGACTCAACAAGCGGCAGGAGTACATGGTGACATAA
- the cunh17orf49 gene encoding chromatin complexes subunit BAP18 translates to MTSASAKVGEIFSAAGAAFTKLGELTMQLHPVSDSSPAGAKWTETEIEMLRLAVRRFGDDLNNISTVIKERTVAQIKSTVKRKLYEDSRVPIASESPKKNVKKSAVTMTSAPAPAAPAMIAVPTSQVVVATGMQSSPSLAPPIKKQKTADVTLSALNDSDVNSDLVDIEGLGDGSSSKKLNFDQESLNLDSSLIMNSSDLPLLSR, encoded by the exons ATGACGTCCGCCTCCGCCAAG gtgggGGAGATTTTCTCAGCAGCAGGGGCAGCCTTCACTAAGCTGGGGGAGCTGACGATGCAGCTGCACCCGGTGTCCGACTCCAGTCCTGCAGG AGCCAAATGGACGGAGACGGAGATCGAGATGCTCAGACTGGCGGTGCGTCGCTTCGGAGACGACCTGAACAACATCAGCACAGTGATCAAAGAGCGAACTGT AGCTCAGATAAAGAGCACGGTGAAGAGGAAGCTGTACGAGGACAGCCGAGTCCCCATCGCCTCCGAGTCGCCGAAGAAGAACGTCAAGAAGTCTGCTGTCACCATGACGTCAGCGCCCGCTCCGGCTGCACCCGCCATGATTGCCGTGCCGACCTCGCAGGTCGTCGTGGCGACAGGGATGCAGAGCAGCCCCTCCCTGGCCCCGCCCATCAAGAAGCAGAAAACGGCAG acGTGACTCTCAGTGCTCTGAATGACTCGGACGTGAACAGCGACCTCGTCGACATCGAAGGACTCGGTGACGGCTCCTCCAGCAAGAAGCTCAACTTTGACCAAG AGAGCCTGAACCTGGACTCCAGCCTCATCATGAACTCCAGtgacctccccctcctctcccgCTGA